The DNA segment AATTATATTAATGTTACTTTCCGCTGTGCGATTTTGTTAACAATCTGGTTAAATGtctaggggtgtgacagatttcaGTTAATAAATTCAATCAATTGTGGGTCATATAGAAGAAACCAAAAAATGTCTATTAATTTATAAAGGAGCATTTTATgcaattaatattttatttatagaaaaatTCTAACAAAACTTTCTTCATGTATAATATATTACTTACAAAACGAAAAAAATAAACGATGGTTTCTAAAAGCGGTTTTTGGTTCATTTATAGATATATAAGCATAACCGAACCATAAAATTCggttgtcaaaaaaaaaaaaaaaaaaaacataactgaACCATCAATCTTCCTCAAATGCTTAAGCGTTTCCGGCTTTGTTTATTCGGTTATGGTTTGGTTATTCATGATATCATATCATAGTTCATACCAAACATGAATTTCAAAAAGATTATAAAATCCACTAATGGATGGAGAGACAAAAAAATCTACAAGTAACATAAAATTATTCAACTTATAGTAAGTACCAAAAAATTATTCAACTTATAATATGTTGTCAAAAAATTAATATCATTTcaccaaaaaaataataatttgcaATTTAGGAAAAGGGATCTGGATAAAGTTCTAAACTTGATCAAATTATCATAATCTTGAATCATTTCTCCATAACATACCCTAATCAATCCaagatttcaaaaaaaaaaaaaaaacaaaaacaacctAATTTCACTATAAGTAGCTAAAGAACACCTCTAAAACATATAAATAATGGTCGAACAAACAGATTACAGAAATGCCCAGATGGAATAAAGAGTTACCGGAGGTGGTGATGGCTTATTCCGGCGGAGAGACGGTGGTCAACGTGGTGTAGTACCAACTAGGAACAGCACAACAAAGATGGGTAAAATGGGAACATAAAATAGGACAAAAGGGTGTGTGTATCtgtgatttgatttgatttgatttggttGCCTCAAAATATTCGATTATACTATTACTATCATCATGTCTTGTGAGACAAAAGGGATCTTCAACGGTGTAGATTCAATGAACTGTGAGAGTTTGGTGGCACCAATCATTCACATTCACATTCACAAAGAAATTGATTTGgttttgttatattttatttttgagTTGTTGTTTTCACTCCACTTTCTTAGGAAAGATTTATTTAATTTTACCATCACACTAGTGGTAGCTACGGGTATTTAAGTTTCACTTATAGTGGGTCCAGGTAAGTTTTTCCTttcaggtctcaagttcgagtttGAATTATCGGAGTTTAAATTGGGAATCTATTATGCGAGGGGGTTCTCTAGCGTGAAGTCatttaaggggctgtttgttaactttttaatgaggctcttaatggttcagacctcttactgattcagcacttaatggttcagactgtttgtttcacgagcagatgtttgaatggttcaaacatttgtctctgaatggttaagatttatacagagtctgaatggttaatacctctaatctgaattggtcagacatttgtctctgaacggttagcattatataggctcttaatggttcagacctcttatcggttcagcacttaatgattcagacctcttactgatttaGCACTTAACCATTCGGATTTGCCAAACGGCCCCTAAGACAACGTATGTTAGACCTCCTGACATTCACGAATAATTcatacctttcaaaaaaaattaatttaatttaatgctcattttttttattatcttcATTGGCGACCTCAATTTAATAGCTCGAACGGTCGCACCATCACAATAGGATGGATCAAAAGTCGAAACCTATTTTTGCACGAGAACTCCGTACATGCAGTTTTTCCTGAACATCATGTCCTCTATTTTCCATATAATCCGTTATTTTCTAAAAAAACACTGCAAAAGCAATTTGAAGATTGAGGTTAGGATTATATTACTTGAGAAGCAGAACATTTTTTAACAAATTCGGGAACGAGGGATTAAGCTTGACTACAACTCGTTTTTTTTAAGAAACTCTTTGTTTCAAACTGTGTCTAAATCTAGAACTCAGGTCGTGAATAATTGTACGGACCCACCGATTGATTATTAAATCTTCCTCTATAAATATGTAATTATATATAGAGTcttaatttttataaattaatataatatatattatttagttaatttgtcGTAACTTAACTGGCAAAGAAGATGAGGAAGATGATGGATCCATCGGAGTCGGGAGAGTTGGGGACAACAAATCAAGGGAGACTAGGGTTggaaatttatattttatttgagtTTCCAAGTATAAGGGTAAACTGATtttttacataaacttaaaatacattttttgtttgatttcatATATACCATTACAAGTATTGAATATATTGAAATAATATCATATGTACCCAACCAAAACTAAATATATCATATATACTAAATTTTAATGAATTTTTACTTAATAACCATTCTACCTCTTTCTATTATAGGATATGTTTATCAGggtaaagatcaaataggaagtttattttggctaggaagtatAGGAAGTAATCTTAGCCGttcatcatatttttttaaatttttgtacgcggtggcattttcgtctTTTTACATTATCATATCTTCGTTCTAATTCAATTACAGATTCTGTTACTTCTTTTCTTAGTTCATCACTCTCATAACATAATTGAAGGTTCTGTAACCCTAAATCACCGTCGATTGCAAATTCATCTCTTTTCAAACATTAATCTTGTATCGTTCGTCAATTCGATAACTTCAATGTCTTCTTCAAACTCTGCTGGTATGTTTAGCTTCAATTCGGAGtaaaattttgttattttttctGAATTTCTTTGTTTTACGTTTTATAATTCGTGGTTCTGTAAGTAATATTTGATTTTTCATAAGTTTAATAGTTATtgttgtataattaaacataatttgtttgttttttttcttcaTCATTTATTGCGTTTTAGTGAAGAGTTGCGTTTTATGATATTAATTAAATTGTATGAATataaaacttttatttttatgttatataAAGCTTTAACTGTCTATAACTGTTATTGTTGTACAATGTTTTGTTTATTCATCATTTTATGCGTTTTACTGAATGTATTgcgttttatgattttttagataaTAGTTCACATACAAACCTTAAAGGTTTGTATttcatatattatttttaacttatttttatgATTTAATATTAAACACATTATTATATAGGATGTATTGCGTTTTATGATtatttgttaagtgtttcagATCATATGATGCGTTTTACTGAAGCTGTTGCTTTTTATGCTTTTTATCCATATTAGTCTATATATAAACTTTaaatgtttgaattttaaatttttattaatatattttttggTTTATCAATAAAAACATTATTATGTAAGATGAATTGcgttttaaagttttttttaattgtttcagATAACATTTCCAAGTGGGAGGAACGTGTATGCATAAACAGTGGAAGAAAGTTTTTCAAACCTAAAGTCAGTGGATCCATTACACCTGCTGTTGGAATGTTTTTTAAGTCATTTGATGAGGCTTTTGCGTTTTATCAGAGATATGCACTTGCTGCAGGTTTTTCTGCAAGAAAAAATACCTCTTGGAAAAATGGTGATGGTTTAgtgaaaataagatatattgTCTGTTCAAAAGAAGGATTTCATGTTAGCAAAGAAAtagattctggttcagttgagaaTAGTAAAAAGATTGTTAGACGTAATAGAGGTTCAAAAAGAGTTGGATGCAATGCTCATGTGAAATTAATATTAGAGAACAATAATATGTATAAAATCTACTACTTTGAAGAAGAACATAATCATATCTTTGTGGAAGATGAAGATATTCATTTCTTGCCGGCTGCACGAAGTATCGATTATGTGAAAGAAAGTTTTATATCTGGATTGTCAGCAATCAATATTGGACCTGTTAAAGCATTCAATATTATGAAAACAATGTATGGTGGTTTTGGTGAAGTTGGTGCTAGTAAAGTTGATTGTAAGAATTATAGAAGGGATTTGAATCTTTATATCGGAGAGTATGATGCAGAAATGGTAGTTAGGCGTCTTATTAGGAAGAAAGAATGCTGTCCGGGTTTCacatgtgattatgttattggtgaagatagaagattgaaaGGGCTTTTCTGGGCTGATGAgcaatcaaaaaaaaattatacagtTTTTGGTGACATATTTGGTTTTGATGCTACTTATAAATCAAACAAGTaagttttttttcatttattgcGTTATATATTCTATTGCGTTATACATTCTGTTCTAATTTCTAAtgcttttttaatttgttttttatgCAGGTATGATTTGGTTTTTGTTCCATTTACTGGTATTGATAATCATTATAGGAATGTCACATTTGGTGGTGCATTACTTGGTTCGGAGACTGCAGATTCTTATAGATGGCTTTTAAGGTGTTTTGTTAATGCTTTTGGAAGTGAGCCTAAAGTTGTTGTTACTGATCAAGATGCTGCAATGAAGAGAGCTATTAAGGATGTACTTTCAAGAAGTAGGCATAGGTTATGTATGTGGCACATATGGGAGAAATTGAAGACAAAGGTATTAACTGCGTTTTATGATATAACAAACTGAAattttaattgttttattattGCGTTTTATGTATTATACAATAAGATCACCAAATATTTTTATCAATAGAATTACAAAACAATTGCGTTTTACCATCAATTCATTATGTTTATCATTTTCAATATATTGTTTTTAAattattgcgttttatgttttataatattattacTTTTTTATTCAGGTTGGTCCTGTTTTGTCTGCAAACACTGATTTTAATACAAGAATGACTCATGTTGTTTGGAATGATACTATTAGTCCAGAAGATTTTGAAACTGAGTGGCATTCAATAATGTCTACTTTTGGATTGGAAAATCATGAGTGGTTAAAAGATATGTACGATCTTCGATTTGACTGGATTCCTGCTTATTACCATGGAGAGGATTTGGCTGGTCTTATGCGTACTACTTCGAGATGTGAAAGCGAGAATTACTTCTTTGGTCAGATTTGCAATCCAAGATGTACACTTGTTGAATTTTTCACTCATTTTGAGACTGCAATGGATATTCAAAGGCATGAGCATAGGAGGAATAATCATGATACAAGGTATATTGAGTCTAAGCCCTGGAGTGACTTTGTATTGGAGAAACAAGCATCAGAAATATACACCAAAACAATTTTTAAGGATATTCAGATTGAAATTGATGCTGCCATTACAAAGTGTATGTCAAAGTCTCTTGATATTGTGGGTGATGTTCAATATTTTGAAATAAAGGATTTCAGACAGCCATGCACATCTTTTTTGAaggtattttttaaatttatatatttttaaatatctATTGCGTTTTATTATTCCATCATTCATTGCGTTTTAtcattatatgaaaatatagttTTATCTGTATTATAATTAAGATTCATtgcgttttatatttaatttcACTAATTTTATATAGCTTTTTAATCTTATTTACAGGTGCAATACAGCAAACAAGAAGATGGATTAACAATAAGTTGTTCTTGCAAACGGTTTGAACAATTTGGTATATTATGCCGGCATATATTTTACGTTTTACGGTATGATGATATAAATGAGTTTCCTAGAAGATATGTTCATAGAAGATGGATGAGAGATGTTGTTTCTGTTGGATCAAATCATTCAAATATTCGGTTTGATGAAATTGGTAGGAATAGTGAAATTgataaagtttatagagaaatcGTTGTTGCAAATGAGTATGTGGTTAATAGGCTGGTTGGCGATATAGATGAGTTGTGTCGTTACAGGGAtcatattaaaagttatattgaTAAAGCGGATGAGGTTATGGTTGCTGCGCCGCCTCCTAGTCGCAAAGAAAGATTTGCTGAAATTGGAGGGAACATAGAAAAATCAGATTCTATTATTCGTGTGCCGATCAAAACAAGGACCAAAGGATGCGGTGTACAAAAAAGGATCAAGTCAAATCGTGAGATTGCAATTCAGAAATCATCAAAGATCCAGAAATCGTGCCGTGTATGTGGTGAAAAAGGACATAACAGTCGCACATGTAAAGATAAGGTTTCTTCTAATGCTATAGGTTCTAGCAATGCAATGTAATTATGTATAGAAATTCTGACAAAATCAGATatcaataagtaaaaaaaaatttgtcaTTGCGTTTTATGATGTATATGTTTCATCTCATTTTATTACTGAGTTTTATAATATCCATCATATTTATCAGTATGTTTTGGTTAATTGCGTTTTATCATACCAACAATATATTGTAATTGCGttttatacatgaacaatataatttaaattgtATTTTTTGATTAATGCGTTTTATTGTAACATAGATCATAGAACAAATTAAACACGAAATGATGACAACACTAAGATTCCAAAAGGGATTTCAAAATCACATGACAGCTTTTTTTGGAAAGTTGCGTTTTATGATAACAGTATATTGTTATTCCGTTTTATAGATAGAACAATATActttaatatgtttttttttattattgcgTTTTATTGTAACACATATTAAACataaaattaaacaagaaattCAAGTAGATATAATAAACATTGCGTTATATAGATAATGATAGTTCTAAACAAAGATGATTTTTTCAAgcaacaaaaataacaaaaataactAGCATGATCAGCTTCATGGATCAAAGTTTGTTTCTTCATCGGATGAAAACCCTAAGCTTCCATCAGGGATTTCTTCATCACTTTCAGATTCAACCCAAAGTTCAACCTGTGAGAGTACTGCGTTTTGAAGCTTCTCTGCAAATTTGCTAGCAGAGTTGTTGATGATTGGTATTTCGGATAACTGCTTCAAAAAACTTATATCCTCACTGGTAGATATGTCCTTTGGGTCATACATCTCCACCTCACCATCGTCACAAGTCACTGAAACTTTGAAAGTTTCTTCAATGAACTCCCAAGATGTAACCTGGGCATCTTCAGTTTCTGTTTGATTCGGATTACCATATCTTTTGTGTAGAATTCTGAACAGTGCGGCTGTTTGATCTGTGTAACAAGAAGGTGGTATACCTATTTCGTTCAtccttttcaaaacattttcattgCAGTTTTGAAGGACAGAAGCAACGGaatggtattttattttttttccatcAAGGAATTGAAGAAAGAAATTGCCTCTTTTAACCCACCAAACTGATAGTTGTTGATTAtccattttagggtttgtgtgtgttgggtATT comes from the Helianthus annuus cultivar XRQ/B chromosome 4, HanXRQr2.0-SUNRISE, whole genome shotgun sequence genome and includes:
- the LOC110933728 gene encoding protein FAR1-RELATED SEQUENCE 5, with the protein product MSSSNSADNISKWEERVCINSGRKFFKPKVSGSITPAVGMFFKSFDEAFAFYQRYALAAGFSARKNTSWKNGDGLVKIRYIVCSKEGFHVSKEIDSGSVENSKKIVRRNRGSKRVGCNAHVKLILENNNMYKIYYFEEEHNHIFVEDEDIHFLPAARSIDYVKESFISGLSAINIGPVKAFNIMKTMYGGFGEVGASKVDCKNYRRDLNLYIGEYDAEMVVRRLIRKKECCPGFTCDYVIGEDRRLKGLFWADEQSKKNYTVFGDIFGFDATYKSNKYDLVFVPFTGIDNHYRNVTFGGALLGSETADSYRWLLRCFVNAFGSEPKVVVTDQDAAMKRAIKDVLSRSRHRLCMWHIWEKLKTKVGPVLSANTDFNTRMTHVVWNDTISPEDFETEWHSIMSTFGLENHEWLKDMYDLRFDWIPAYYHGEDLAGLMRTTSRCESENYFFGQICNPRCTLVEFFTHFETAMDIQRHEHRRNNHDTRYIESKPWSDFVLEKQASEIYTKTIFKDIQIEIDAAITKCMSKSLDIVGDVQYFEIKDFRQPCTSFLKVQYSKQEDGLTISCSCKRFEQFGILCRHIFYVLRYDDINEFPRRYVHRRWMRDVVSVGSNHSNIRFDEIGRNSEIDKVYREIVVANEYVVNRLVGDIDELCRYRDHIKSYIDKADEVMVAAPPPSRKERFAEIGGNIEKSDSIIRVPIKTRTKGCGVQKRIKSNREIAIQKSSKIQKSCRVCGEKGHNSRTCKDKVSSNAIGSSNAM